In Desulfosediminicola ganghwensis, a single window of DNA contains:
- a CDS encoding DUF11 domain-containing protein codes for MLLNKTKSKICLMLVIAAMSVAGLLLFLQTAQAAPCDVQSGVPFVQHDLRESYCELCSYGYITIVVSNPYRKTTGPDSQGTIMTDITVIEDLGSSGLRYEPSAPDSVTYWVNNGPVQTGAAPEISGGGSTTLTFTSKEIPALASLEPASNKNQVNSITIKFAVRRTTDPEDLVTADRTVQANLTFDTDSGCSDSPVSETVTLPLREPNPAVSKEGWNYDAGQRESSLSNTVYGNNNDDIVWRIAIDNNGQADLQDLRLDDLMESGSLVISNICPTAEAANDIAGNNGVGTASGCVAAGNRIEDFIVTSPFGNTGTSYYGHEVDVTARGAAYIYLLGKIGSSGSCETSKTNTVDDVQWGCEEQEPAGGISETSTGRTPAPATATLQTLYSSDLTVERQLTGTNTSQPVGSKGTMTITIRNQSGGSVKNIQLKNVLPPEYVMDPTFTPEIDVTPAYGTYPGLVDTIVWTNEDTDPLANTAPEFDITSNGVSHPDYSDQIDMLRHGDVAVVSFRVVLIESDFYDRKANLDINPETYETTGTDPTYQTPLSNTLTVDFDLFCSTQGHQQLVLTGNGTGNPDGSNIPAFPEDLDIAIGGEVFILTNDPNQLLTLPIELTNNGGHDAADYHAFVSFGATMEVVSAPSGCSPISLSATTRQPDPWKVWVDPTPIPVTATVYQCDSPSVIRPGRTVTLNFDVRKSSDPARIAIDDLSLRADVVGEITLSDGTPLWFPAPIRREDGELDRANNYSLDATWARVIGFNLKKSLIGTCNENNPPSYDTNGYEEVQIGEECSYHIETGGWFGFETPGFAYIAVQNIDVVDEVPDGQAYLSSTDPYAQSTSRIQNITLNPAGLSALDEGWFNWRFNVPEKERIEVADEWFVVDTKTRLLNKSVDERLAPNVHAANSHNVMTSTFDAIFQNDNTGFIENYTLGPATVGYPNEAIRRVDLTVTEPYLTVVKEVCNETLNGSGSSCSNFVQLTDEGDAYNSYIYRIRITNEAASDGVQRAPAYDVIVTDQLDDSDYAYLLPFASDGLDNDGDGLTGAADSNGEGSINDNVVKNSTPGQITFSYTHSTALQRIDPGQYVELYYRIDYDDDAAPQQVFTNTAQAGYDSLAGNFGNQSTPQRPNSDLGGARVYTSDSASASVRIVQVETRPKSIVGLANTPLVTTPDTQEVSIGEEVEYQLNTLLPVALLRNFVIHDELPTGLSCSEAAPVNLDAPPYNDAGFEPGGRITPTCTDDFVEWNFGNQRLTKRTVSGLYDFAINFIARVENSAATNDGDIITNGSPATTATAEYIDEKGTLISNNFGQVSIEVREPLIALTNTFNVAQADGGDIVTVTVTATNTGTAPAYNLRVLDDLVDTSLSYAGNLGGTAPPDNVDTSTLGNTQPVFSWNVPNGIDVGATSVSFTYDVRVADDVQPHQVLSHTIYADWTSLPGQSTALNSSGSIGVDGSLTGMRNGTLPISGDSINDYETSADSQLSIGTVAISKTDAAPATVPTIGAHKLFRIDIHLPEGVTTGVSVTDSLNAAGISYVLADNTDFDISYSFEGIAEINGQSPSENGFNAVPADGTSGSATWDIGTVVTETEDDLSNSAIDPLIRINYYARVNNDLDTDAGDMLQNGVEVQYTNGETGGRETLTASTVAVIVSEPDLTLTKTLANVTPGKGASDPPFAGDILEYRLTAINTGSSNSTGFDVNLVDTLPPGLVLDTGFTPTATIDSIPVSGFVPMPAGAPAGPLVWGRENGDGSLDIPAGETLILTYRTIVENILDPSGLIKNGVWGDWTSLADANPYERTGEGCPTITAPNDYCVGPVFATVTGVSPEIVFQKSVINETTGAIPGVTASPGDTLRYRLVATNISIAPAYFSITDELDRLNNPAYFVPGSLVIISNGSGTDASDANGGVAGTGLVAIDNLQLDGGASLTIEFSVQLQPVIPNGSVVLNQAQLLLSGLHVINSDDPVQGGTEDATRTLITSAPDWLFEKTAEDLTGTSTILFAGDTLRYTLTIKNIGTENGTDVILRDAIPANTTYIAGSMTLNGNPVTDPTPGISPLESGMSINAPEDLNPGAMRADASNTTDNVATVTFEVQVDATAPAGTIISNQGFVNGSGNGSGPFPEKPSDDPTTPAVDDPTVKVVSSLEYIKSVFNETTGGDGATASPGDFLRYRLQIVNSGTEDIDDLAIVDEIQSLQPKSPMFFVPGSLTLDRATVPAGADTTGTDPTGGTMGVGIVDISNLSVAAGYTLSVEFTVQLAAAITSTTQVLNQAELHAGDQMFTKSDDDDPSLTGDEDPTVTVINSAPAFEVHKISTILDGDPAVLMAGERLRYTITVTNIGNEDAVGVILQDSTPANTTYVANSTTLNGVSLPDAGSGVSPLQTGIMINAPEETTPGYLRTDSAAGANNVAVVTFDVLVDPDAMNGLIIENQGFVSGAGAGSGDFPEQPSDDPATPAVNDPTRNIVGNLPLLYAQKTVEISIDSGSPGIVDPGDTLRYTIVINNSGAVPATAVTLIDDVPNNTTYVANSLRLNGTSPGPDAGISPLIAGLLVQSSDNPGAGINSPGQSAHITFEVQVNAGVITGTLISNQGTVTSTELPPGLTDADGLPSNGYQPTVIVVGDVQFLAVTKDVSVVAGGSAEPGSELQYEIRVTNIGSLPATQVVVTDDLGTLPLGGQVTYVTGSVTMNGISSGVSYSSNVLLADYTSVSGDLAPGASCIVRFRVQINSGLPYGTTITNIGTVHWNSPQESASASVSLDVGGTPGSGALNGRVWHDASLDKIYDSLTELPQEDWTVELYLDSQLVATQTTDEYGLYQFTGLAPSANVNGLYEIRFFAPGATLLTPSLGSTDSPFTDGMQWITDISVTEGANLQDLNLPLWPNGTVYNSVSRTPVTGATLTMLNSVSGVELPTQCFDDPLQQNQITAENGYYKFDLNFSQVDCPPGGSYLIQIDAPSSDYLAPPSVIIPPTSDISTAPFPVPACPGSVDDAVPTTIDYCEATALPGAPPSSVGAGSPDSMYYMHLTFSNGTVPGQSQIFNNSIPVDPTLNGAVAITKTASQTNVTKGALVPYTIKLTNIFGFPLNELSIVDRFPAGFKYVAGSARLDGKAVEPKINGLELVWDQLELTVNQVVTLKLLLVVGSGVSEGDYVNRALVFNSALGTAVSGEAAATVRVIPDPDFDCTDVIGKVFDDRNMNGWQDDGETGLAGVRVVTARGLIATTDQYGRYHITCAVVPDQDRGSNFIMKLDDRSLPTGYRVISENPRVQRATGGHMMRFNFSAAMHRVVAIDVADGVFEPGTTQLRLQWQPKIDQLLNELRKSPSVLRLSYLADIEPEALVRSRIKMLKAEIKNRWRGDEDNYNLTIETEVFWRSGSPRQ; via the coding sequence ATGTTGTTGAATAAAACCAAATCGAAAATATGCCTCATGCTGGTAATCGCGGCCATGAGTGTTGCTGGTTTGTTGCTTTTTTTACAAACGGCTCAGGCTGCCCCCTGTGACGTCCAGAGTGGTGTTCCCTTTGTCCAGCACGATCTCCGCGAAAGTTACTGTGAGCTGTGTAGCTACGGTTATATTACGATAGTTGTCTCCAATCCTTACAGGAAAACGACCGGTCCGGACTCTCAAGGGACGATAATGACCGATATAACGGTCATTGAGGATCTGGGGAGTTCGGGCCTTCGCTACGAGCCGAGTGCGCCGGATTCGGTCACCTATTGGGTTAACAACGGCCCTGTCCAGACCGGAGCTGCGCCGGAGATCAGTGGCGGCGGTTCTACTACCCTAACTTTCACCTCAAAAGAAATTCCCGCACTGGCAAGCCTGGAGCCAGCTAGCAATAAGAATCAGGTCAACTCCATTACCATAAAGTTCGCTGTACGGAGAACGACTGATCCGGAAGATCTTGTTACTGCCGACCGAACCGTTCAGGCGAATCTTACCTTTGACACGGATTCAGGATGCAGTGATTCTCCGGTAAGTGAGACGGTCACCCTACCCTTGCGCGAACCGAACCCTGCGGTATCGAAAGAAGGTTGGAACTACGATGCCGGCCAAAGGGAGAGTTCCCTGAGCAACACCGTTTACGGCAATAATAACGACGATATCGTCTGGCGCATCGCTATCGACAATAACGGCCAGGCCGATTTGCAGGACCTGCGCCTGGATGACCTGATGGAGTCGGGCAGTCTAGTTATCAGTAACATTTGTCCTACCGCGGAAGCGGCCAACGACATTGCGGGCAATAACGGCGTTGGAACCGCCTCTGGCTGCGTGGCGGCAGGCAACAGAATCGAAGATTTCATTGTCACCAGTCCCTTCGGGAATACTGGCACATCGTATTACGGCCATGAAGTCGATGTAACTGCCCGCGGTGCTGCCTATATCTATCTGCTCGGCAAGATTGGCAGTAGCGGCTCCTGTGAAACCAGCAAAACCAATACCGTCGATGACGTACAGTGGGGCTGCGAGGAGCAGGAACCGGCCGGTGGTATCAGCGAGACATCCACGGGTCGCACCCCGGCTCCCGCCACAGCCACCCTCCAGACCCTCTATAGTTCTGATCTGACCGTTGAACGCCAATTGACCGGAACCAACACCTCTCAACCGGTGGGCAGTAAAGGGACGATGACCATCACCATCCGCAACCAAAGCGGCGGCAGTGTGAAAAACATCCAACTGAAAAATGTGCTGCCACCTGAGTATGTCATGGACCCGACCTTCACCCCAGAGATAGATGTGACACCCGCCTACGGGACGTATCCGGGACTTGTCGATACCATCGTCTGGACCAATGAAGACACTGATCCTTTAGCCAATACTGCTCCGGAGTTCGATATAACCAGCAACGGTGTTTCACATCCCGATTACTCAGATCAAATCGACATGTTGCGCCACGGTGATGTTGCGGTGGTCAGTTTTCGCGTTGTCCTGATCGAGTCCGATTTCTATGATCGGAAAGCAAATCTCGATATCAATCCCGAGACCTACGAGACGACCGGCACCGATCCGACCTACCAGACACCGCTGAGCAATACCCTGACCGTCGATTTTGACCTATTCTGTTCGACCCAGGGACATCAGCAGCTGGTCCTGACGGGAAACGGTACCGGCAATCCTGACGGTTCCAATATTCCCGCTTTTCCGGAAGATTTAGATATTGCCATCGGCGGCGAAGTTTTCATCCTGACCAACGATCCAAATCAACTCCTGACCCTGCCGATCGAGTTGACCAATAACGGCGGCCATGACGCTGCCGACTACCACGCCTTCGTCAGTTTCGGAGCCACCATGGAGGTTGTGAGTGCTCCTTCCGGCTGCAGTCCGATTTCATTGTCCGCAACCACCAGACAGCCAGATCCGTGGAAGGTGTGGGTCGACCCTACGCCTATACCTGTAACAGCCACGGTCTACCAGTGCGATTCGCCCTCGGTCATCAGGCCGGGACGAACTGTCACATTAAATTTCGATGTCAGAAAGAGCAGCGATCCTGCGAGGATCGCAATCGATGACCTCAGCCTTCGCGCCGATGTTGTAGGTGAAATCACCCTGAGCGACGGCACCCCGCTCTGGTTTCCGGCCCCGATACGTCGGGAGGATGGTGAACTTGATCGCGCCAATAACTACTCATTGGATGCAACCTGGGCCAGGGTCATTGGTTTCAACCTGAAAAAGAGTCTAATCGGCACCTGTAATGAGAACAATCCGCCAAGCTACGATACGAACGGCTATGAAGAGGTGCAGATAGGTGAGGAATGCTCCTACCACATCGAGACAGGAGGCTGGTTTGGTTTCGAAACTCCGGGATTTGCCTATATTGCCGTACAAAATATCGATGTGGTTGATGAAGTTCCTGACGGCCAGGCGTACCTTTCCAGCACCGACCCGTATGCACAATCTACCAGCAGAATACAGAATATAACGCTCAATCCGGCCGGTCTGTCGGCTTTGGACGAAGGCTGGTTTAACTGGCGCTTCAACGTACCAGAAAAAGAACGGATCGAGGTGGCCGATGAGTGGTTTGTCGTCGATACGAAGACCCGACTGCTGAACAAATCTGTCGATGAGAGGCTCGCGCCCAATGTCCATGCGGCCAACAGCCACAATGTTATGACATCGACGTTTGATGCAATTTTCCAAAACGACAATACAGGCTTCATCGAAAATTATACCCTTGGACCGGCAACGGTGGGCTACCCGAATGAGGCAATCCGCCGCGTCGATCTCACCGTTACCGAACCGTACCTCACGGTCGTGAAGGAAGTGTGCAACGAAACCCTGAACGGCAGCGGATCCTCGTGCAGCAACTTTGTTCAGTTGACCGATGAGGGAGATGCCTATAACTCGTATATTTATCGCATCAGGATCACCAACGAGGCTGCCTCGGATGGGGTGCAAAGAGCTCCGGCTTACGACGTCATAGTTACGGATCAACTGGACGACAGTGACTACGCGTACCTGCTTCCGTTTGCCAGCGACGGCCTCGACAACGATGGTGACGGCCTGACTGGCGCGGCCGATAGTAATGGAGAGGGCTCGATCAACGATAACGTCGTCAAGAACAGCACACCGGGGCAAATAACCTTCTCCTACACCCATAGCACAGCGTTGCAGCGGATCGATCCGGGGCAGTACGTCGAGCTTTACTACCGCATCGACTACGATGACGATGCGGCACCGCAGCAGGTTTTCACCAACACGGCCCAGGCCGGTTATGACAGCCTCGCAGGCAATTTCGGCAACCAGAGTACTCCGCAGCGTCCCAATAGCGATCTGGGCGGTGCCCGTGTTTACACTTCCGACAGCGCCTCGGCAAGCGTGCGTATCGTCCAGGTGGAGACGCGACCCAAAAGTATTGTAGGTCTTGCCAATACGCCTCTTGTAACTACTCCCGATACCCAGGAGGTGTCGATCGGTGAGGAAGTCGAATACCAGTTGAATACCCTGCTTCCGGTTGCACTGCTGAGAAACTTTGTGATTCACGATGAGCTGCCGACGGGCTTGAGTTGTTCTGAGGCGGCACCGGTAAACCTTGATGCACCACCCTACAACGATGCGGGTTTTGAGCCGGGAGGAAGAATTACCCCTACCTGTACGGACGACTTTGTTGAATGGAATTTCGGCAACCAGCGTCTGACCAAAAGAACTGTCTCCGGCCTCTACGATTTTGCAATCAATTTCATTGCGCGTGTTGAAAACAGTGCGGCAACAAACGACGGCGATATTATCACCAACGGCAGTCCGGCAACCACGGCGACGGCGGAGTATATCGATGAAAAAGGTACATTGATATCCAACAACTTCGGCCAGGTGAGTATAGAGGTCCGTGAGCCGCTCATCGCACTCACCAACACCTTTAACGTAGCTCAAGCCGACGGTGGGGATATCGTAACGGTAACCGTGACAGCCACCAATACCGGTACTGCACCTGCCTACAACCTGCGTGTTCTTGACGATCTGGTCGATACCAGCCTGAGTTATGCAGGTAACCTAGGCGGCACTGCGCCGCCGGACAATGTGGACACCAGTACCCTCGGCAATACACAGCCGGTTTTCAGCTGGAACGTTCCCAACGGCATCGATGTGGGCGCAACAAGCGTCAGTTTCACCTATGACGTCCGTGTAGCAGACGATGTACAGCCGCATCAGGTCCTGAGCCATACCATCTATGCGGACTGGACATCGCTGCCGGGGCAGAGTACGGCGCTGAACAGTTCCGGGAGCATCGGCGTTGACGGAAGTCTCACCGGCATGCGTAACGGAACGCTGCCGATCAGCGGCGATTCGATCAACGACTACGAGACCAGTGCCGACAGCCAGTTGAGCATAGGGACCGTTGCCATAAGCAAAACCGATGCGGCACCGGCTACAGTTCCAACCATCGGTGCGCACAAGCTGTTCAGAATAGATATACACCTTCCGGAAGGGGTAACGACAGGAGTGAGCGTCACCGACAGCCTGAACGCGGCAGGCATCAGCTACGTCCTCGCCGACAATACAGACTTCGATATCAGTTACAGCTTTGAGGGAATCGCCGAAATCAATGGCCAGTCGCCCAGCGAGAATGGATTCAATGCAGTTCCGGCGGACGGTACCAGTGGCAGCGCGACCTGGGACATCGGAACCGTGGTTACTGAGACAGAAGATGATTTGAGCAACTCTGCCATTGATCCGTTGATACGAATTAACTACTACGCCCGGGTCAATAATGACCTCGATACCGATGCCGGCGATATGCTGCAAAACGGGGTGGAGGTACAGTATACCAACGGCGAGACGGGAGGGCGTGAGACGCTCACCGCATCGACTGTTGCGGTCATCGTCTCCGAACCGGATCTGACCCTGACCAAAACCCTGGCCAATGTGACTCCGGGCAAAGGAGCATCCGATCCGCCGTTTGCCGGGGATATTCTCGAATACCGACTGACGGCGATCAATACCGGCAGCTCCAATTCCACCGGCTTTGATGTCAATCTGGTAGACACCCTGCCCCCAGGATTGGTACTGGATACCGGCTTTACCCCGACTGCGACAATCGATTCGATACCGGTGTCCGGCTTTGTACCGATGCCTGCAGGAGCTCCGGCAGGGCCACTGGTTTGGGGACGGGAGAATGGAGACGGGAGCCTGGATATCCCTGCCGGTGAGACCCTGATTTTGACCTATCGGACCATTGTTGAAAATATCCTTGATCCTTCGGGTCTGATTAAAAACGGTGTCTGGGGTGACTGGACTTCCCTTGCTGACGCAAACCCCTATGAGCGTACCGGAGAGGGATGTCCGACGATTACTGCACCAAATGATTATTGCGTTGGACCGGTATTCGCAACCGTTACAGGTGTCTCTCCCGAAATCGTATTCCAGAAATCTGTCATTAACGAAACCACCGGAGCAATCCCAGGCGTAACCGCCAGCCCCGGCGACACTTTGCGCTACCGGCTGGTGGCCACCAATATCAGCATCGCGCCGGCATATTTTTCCATAACCGATGAACTGGATCGATTAAACAATCCGGCGTATTTCGTTCCTGGCTCACTGGTTATTATCTCTAACGGTTCCGGCACAGACGCCAGTGATGCAAACGGTGGCGTCGCCGGAACGGGTCTGGTCGCTATAGACAACCTCCAGCTCGACGGCGGGGCGTCGCTGACCATAGAATTTAGCGTACAACTGCAACCTGTTATCCCGAACGGTTCTGTAGTGCTGAATCAGGCACAGTTACTGTTGTCCGGTCTGCACGTGATCAACAGTGACGATCCTGTCCAGGGTGGAACCGAGGATGCGACCCGGACCCTGATTACATCAGCCCCGGACTGGCTTTTCGAGAAAACGGCCGAGGACCTGACTGGTACGTCGACGATCCTCTTTGCTGGTGACACGCTGCGTTATACCCTGACGATCAAGAACATCGGCACTGAAAATGGTACAGATGTCATCCTGCGCGATGCTATCCCGGCCAACACTACCTACATCGCGGGCAGTATGACCTTAAACGGAAATCCCGTCACCGATCCGACTCCGGGAATTTCCCCCCTGGAAAGCGGTATGTCCATCAATGCTCCCGAGGACTTAAACCCCGGTGCGATGCGTGCCGATGCCTCCAATACCACTGACAATGTGGCGACCGTCACCTTCGAAGTCCAGGTGGATGCTACTGCCCCGGCTGGGACCATCATTTCAAACCAGGGATTTGTCAACGGCTCCGGCAACGGCAGTGGTCCATTCCCGGAAAAACCGTCCGATGACCCAACAACCCCGGCAGTTGATGACCCGACCGTAAAGGTCGTCAGCAGTCTTGAATATATCAAATCCGTCTTCAATGAGACCACCGGAGGGGATGGCGCCACCGCTTCTCCCGGAGATTTTCTGAGATACCGGTTGCAGATAGTCAACAGTGGCACCGAAGATATTGACGATCTCGCAATAGTCGATGAAATCCAGAGCCTTCAGCCGAAATCTCCGATGTTTTTTGTTCCCGGCAGCCTGACCTTGGATCGTGCAACTGTCCCGGCAGGTGCGGATACTACGGGCACCGACCCGACGGGTGGCACCATGGGAGTCGGCATTGTCGATATCAGCAACCTGAGCGTGGCTGCCGGTTACACCTTGAGTGTTGAGTTCACCGTGCAACTCGCCGCTGCAATCACCAGCACCACACAGGTACTGAACCAGGCCGAGTTGCACGCGGGAGACCAGATGTTTACGAAGAGCGATGACGATGATCCCTCTTTGACGGGAGACGAAGACCCCACGGTAACAGTAATCAATTCGGCACCGGCATTCGAGGTGCACAAGATTTCGACAATCCTGGATGGTGATCCCGCTGTCCTGATGGCCGGTGAGAGGTTGCGCTACACCATAACCGTTACAAACATCGGCAACGAGGACGCCGTAGGCGTTATTTTGCAGGATTCCACCCCGGCCAACACCACCTATGTGGCGAACAGCACCACCTTGAACGGTGTTTCCCTACCAGACGCCGGTTCCGGCGTCAGTCCGCTGCAAACCGGCATCATGATCAATGCACCGGAAGAGACGACCCCGGGGTATTTGCGCACCGATAGCGCTGCGGGGGCAAACAATGTGGCCGTAGTGACCTTTGACGTGTTGGTCGATCCGGATGCCATGAACGGTCTGATTATTGAAAACCAGGGTTTTGTAAGCGGCGCAGGCGCCGGCAGTGGCGATTTCCCGGAACAACCTTCAGATGATCCGGCTACCCCGGCGGTAAACGATCCTACCCGTAACATCGTCGGCAACCTGCCTCTGCTGTATGCGCAGAAGACTGTCGAAATCTCGATAGATTCCGGCTCACCCGGCATCGTCGATCCCGGCGACACCCTTCGGTATACGATTGTAATCAATAACTCCGGGGCGGTCCCAGCCACGGCGGTGACGCTCATCGACGATGTTCCAAACAATACTACTTATGTAGCCAATTCCCTTCGCCTTAACGGAACATCACCAGGACCGGACGCAGGGATATCGCCCCTTATCGCCGGCCTGTTGGTACAGTCCTCGGACAATCCCGGGGCCGGGATAAATTCACCCGGTCAAAGCGCCCACATCACCTTCGAGGTACAGGTCAACGCCGGGGTGATAACCGGCACACTTATCAGTAATCAGGGCACCGTCACCTCTACTGAATTGCCGCCCGGACTCACCGATGCCGACGGTTTACCCTCCAATGGCTACCAGCCCACAGTCATTGTGGTGGGCGATGTCCAGTTCCTCGCTGTGACCAAAGATGTCTCGGTCGTGGCAGGTGGCAGTGCGGAACCGGGGAGCGAGTTGCAGTACGAGATACGAGTCACCAATATCGGCAGCCTGCCCGCCACCCAGGTGGTAGTGACAGATGATCTCGGCACCCTGCCGCTGGGCGGGCAGGTCACCTATGTAACCGGATCCGTTACCATGAACGGCATATCGAGTGGAGTGAGCTATTCGAGTAATGTGCTCCTCGCCGACTATACCTCCGTTTCTGGCGATCTGGCACCCGGTGCAAGCTGCATCGTCAGGTTTCGTGTGCAGATTAATTCCGGCCTCCCATATGGGACCACCATCACCAACATTGGTACCGTTCACTGGAACAGTCCACAAGAATCAGCTTCTGCCTCCGTATCGCTCGATGTGGGTGGTACTCCCGGCAGTGGTGCTCTTAATGGCCGGGTGTGGCATGACGCAAGTCTCGACAAAATATACGATTCATTAACTGAGCTCCCACAGGAAGATTGGACCGTTGAACTCTACCTGGACAGCCAGCTCGTCGCCACCCAGACAACGGATGAATATGGCCTGTACCAATTCACAGGTCTTGCGCCCAGTGCAAACGTCAACGGGCTCTATGAAATACGCTTTTTTGCTCCTGGTGCTACCCTCCTTACCCCATCGCTAGGCTCCACCGATTCCCCTTTCACCGATGGGATGCAGTGGATTACCGATATCAGCGTGACCGAGGGGGCTAATTTGCAAGATCTCAACCTGCCGCTCTGGCCTAACGGAACCGTATACAACTCGGTGTCCAGGACGCCTGTTACCGGAGCCACGCTCACAATGTTGAACAGTGTGAGCGGTGTGGAGTTGCCGACTCAATGCTTTGATGATCCGCTTCAGCAAAACCAGATAACTGCTGAAAACGGCTACTATAAATTCGATCTGAATTTTAGCCAGGTGGACTGCCCGCCGGGTGGATCATACCTGATCCAGATCGACGCCCCGTCAAGCGACTATCTGGCCCCCCCGTCCGTGATCATTCCGCCGACCAGTGATATATCCACCGCTCCTTTTCCCGTACCCGCCTGTCCGGGGAGTGTGGACGATGCGGTGCCGACAACCATTGATTACTGCGAAGCCACAGCTCTGCCAGGCGCACCTCCGTCATCCGTTGGGGCCGGATCACCGGATTCCATGTACTACATGCACCTTACCTTCAGCAATGGAACAGTGCCCGGTCAAAGTCAGATCTTTAATAATTCCATCCCTGTTGATCCGACATTGAATGGGGCAGTCGCCATCACCAAGACTGCGTCACAGACCAATGTAACGAAAGGCGCACTGGTCCCCTACACCATCAAATTAACCAATATATTTGGTTTTCCGCTCAATGAACTCAGCATCGTCGACCGTTTTCCTGCCGGTTTTAAATATGTAGCCGGCAGTGCACGACTGGACGGCAAAGCAGTGGAACCGAAAATCAATGGCCTGGAATTAGTCTGGGATCAGCTTGAACTGACGGTGAACCAGGTAGTTACTCTTAAACTGCTGTTGGTAGTCGGGTCCGGCGTTTCTGAGGGTGACTATGTGAACCGCGCGCTGGTTTTCAATTCCGCTCTCGGCACAGCAGTGTCAGGTGAAGCAGCCGCAACGGTGCGTGTCATCCCCGACCCGGACTTTGATTGTACTGATGTAATCGGCAAGGTCTTTGACGACCGCAACATGAATGGCTGGCAGGACGATGGCGAAACCGGCCTGGCGGGAGTTCGTGTGGTGACTGCACGGGGGCTGATCGCCACAACCGACCAGTACGGCCGATACCATATCACCTGTGCGGTAGTACCCGACCAGGATCGCGGCAGCAACTTCATCATGAAACTGGATGACCGCAGTCTGCCCACCGGTTACCGGGTGATTTCCGAAAACCCGCGGGTGCAGAGAGCCACCGGCGGCCACATGATGCGTTTCAACTTCAGTGCGGCCATGCACCGGGTGGTGGCAATCGATGTCGCTGACGGCGTATTTGAACCTGGCACCACACAGCTGCGGCTCCAGTGGCAGCCCAAAATAGACCAGTTGTTGAATGAGCTTAGGAAATCACCTTCGGTGCTGCGTTTATCATACCTGGCGGATATCGAGCCGGAAGCGCTGGTGCGCAGCCGGATCAAGATGCTGAAAGCGGAAATCAAGAACCGCTGGAGAGGCGATGAAGACAATTACAACCTGACCATAGAAACAGAAGTGTTCTGGCGGAGTGGCAGTCCACGCCAGTAA
- a CDS encoding transposase, producing MLKTRPLKQMRSSGRSITSWLEPIARMFRYYRSNGILEGFHRKMKLVQERT from the coding sequence ATGTTGAAAACGAGGCCTTTAAAGCAGATGCGATCTTCTGGTAGAAGCATTACGAGTTGGCTGGAGCCAATTGCAAGAATGTTCCGATATTATAGAAGCAATGGTATTCTCGAAGGTTTTCATCGAAAGATGAAACTTGTTCAGGAAAGGACATAA